The Sandaracinobacteroides saxicola nucleotide sequence CGGTGCGGTTGCTGGGGGATACGCTGGCGTGCGGGTTCGCGGGATCGGGCGCGCCGGGGGCGGATGGGGTTTATGCCGCCGCGAGCCGCATGGGGGCGGGGGATGACGCGCCGGTGCTGGGGCGGGGTTTGCGGCTGCCGGCGCCGGGGGCGGCGATGGTGAACGGCTTCCAGATCCACTGCCTGGAATGGGATGCGGTGCATGAGCCGGCGGTCGTCCATGCGATGAGCGTGGTGACGGCGGCGCTGCATGCCGCCTGCCACCGGGTGGGCGGGGTGAGCGACGACGAAGCGCTGGCGGCGCTGTGCGTCGGCGTGGAGGTAGCGTGCCTGCTGGGGGTGGCGGCGACATCCGGCTTGCGCTTTTTCCGGCCGGCGACGGCGGGGGTGATGGGGGCGGCGCTGGCGGTGGCGCGGGTGGAGGGGCTGCCGGCGGAGCGGTTCGGCGATGTGCTGGGGCTGGCTTATTCCCAGGCGGCGGGCACGATGCAGGCGCATGTCGAGGGGTCGATCGCGCTGCCGTTGCAGGTGGCGCTGGCGGCGCGGGCGGCGGTGACGGCGGTCGACCTGGTGCACTATGACCTGTCCGGCCCGCGCGATGTGCTGGAGGGGCCGTTCGGCTATTTCCGGCTGTTCGACGAGGGGTCGCTGGCGGGCCATGCGGACGGGCTGGGGCGGCAGTGGCGGATTGTGGAACTGAGTGTGAAGCCCTTTCCCAGTGGCCGGGCAAGCCACGCGACACTGGGGATGCTGCACGCGCTGGGCGCAGCAAAATGTGCAGCATTGACCGCCATCGAGGCGCGGGTGCCGCCGCTGATCGCGCGGCTGGTGGGCCGGCCCTGGGTGGAGGACATGACCACCGCCTATGCCCGGCTGTGCCTGCCCTTTCTTGTCGCGCTGATGCTGACCGATGGCCGGATCGATCCCCGGCGCTTTACCGCGGCCAATTTCAACGATCCGGAACTGCGCCGGCTGGGGGCGATGCTGCGCGTGGTGGTGGATGACAATCCTGATCCCAACGCGCTGTTTCCGCAAGATTTCACGCTGCGTTTCGCCGACGGCCAGAGCGAGCAGGTGTCGGTGCCGGTGACGCTGGGAGCACCGGACAATCCGCTTGGCCCCGCCCGGCAGGCGGAGAAGCTGGCCTTCGCGCTGTCGCTCGCCGCGACGCCGCCTGATGCCGCGACCCGCGCCGCGCTGTTCGACAACCCGCTTTCGTTGCTTGCAGGACGACCATGAGCCATCCGACCTATTTCGAGACCGCCGACACCGCGCAGTTGCTGCGCGATTATCCCATCGGGGAGGCCTTCACCGCGCGCTACACACGCATGAGCCGCGACGAGCTGCGCGCCCGCCAGAATGCGCAGTTCCTGAAACTGATGGCGCGCGGCTGGCAGCTGCCCTTTTACGCGCGGCACTGGGGGGCGAAGGGCATCGAGCCGGGGGACATCCGTGGCCTGGACGACATCGTGAAACTGCCGACCTATGACAAGAGCGACCTGATGGCCTCGATCGCGGCGCATCCGCCGTTCGGGGATTTCGCCGGGCTGGGCGGTGCCGATCGACCGCCGGCGATCCTGCACACGACGTCGGGCACCACCGGCAAGCCGCAGACCCTGCTGTTCGGGCCGAAGGGGCGGGAGGTGGGAAACCTGCTGGTCGGGCGGCATGCCCGCTGGCTGGGGGTGGGCGCGGACGATGTGGTGCACAGCGTCTATGGCCATGGCATGATCAACGGCGGCCATTATATCCGCGAGGCCTATACCCGCTTCACCAACGCCATCTTCCTGTCTGCCGGTACGGGGATCGAGACGCGGAGCGCCACCCAGGTGCAGCTGATGGCGGATTTCGGCGTGACCACCATTGTCGGCTTTGTGGATTATATCCGCAAGCTGGCCGAGGTGGCGCGGGAAGCGGGGCTGGTGCCGGGGGAGCAGATCCCGGTCAAGCGCATCATCGGCCATCTGGGGACGGAGGATCGCGCCGCGACCGAGGCCGCCTGGGGCGGGGCGGAGGCATTCGACTGGTATGGCGTGGGCGATACCGGCAGCATCGCCGGCGAGGGACCGGACCGCGACGGGCTTTATGTGTGGGAGGATGCGCAGTATCTTGAGCTGCTGGAGCTGGACGGCGGCGGGGCCGTTCCGCGCGGGCAGAAGGGGGACATGGTGGTGACCTGCCTGTACAAGGACGACATCGCCCCCTGCATCCGCTTCAACACGCATGATGTCAGCGCCTTCCGGACGGATGGCAATGCGACCGGCATGGTGTTCGACCGGATCGAGGGATTTCTGGGGCGCAGCGACAATATGGTGAAGCTGCGCGGCATCAACATCTTCCCGCATGCGGTGGCGGCGCTGATCGAAAACCGGCCGGAGCTGACTGGTGAATATATATGCAGCGTGCGCCGCGACGCCGCCGGCCGGGACGAGATGACGGTGACCATCGAGGCGCGCGACGGCGCCGCGCCCGCCGACCTGCCCAACCTGCTGCGCCGCGGGCTGGGGATCGAGGTGGCGGTGCAGCTGGTCGGCGTGGGGGGGACGGCGGCGATGACGCAGATCGACGTGCGGCAGAAGCCGATCCGCCTGATCGACGAGCGGCGTTGATGGCGAAGATCCATGAGCTGGGCGTGGTGCGGCTGCGGGAGGCGTTTGCCGCCGGCCGGGTGAGCGTGGTGGCGGCGACCGAGCATTATCTGGCGCGCATCGCGGCCTTGGACGGGCGGATCGGCGCCTATACCGGGCTTGACGCGGTGGGTGCGCGGGCGGCGGCGGCGGAAAGCGCGGCGCGGTTCGAGGCCGGCACGGCGCGGGCGCTGGAGGGTGTGCCGATCGCGGTGAAGGGCAATATCGACGTGGCCGGCCTGGCGACGCATGGCGGCATCGGGGCGCGGCGGCAGGCGATCGCCGGGGCGGATGCCGCGGTGGTGGCGCGGCTGCGGGCAGCGGGCGCGGTGGTGCTCGGCAATCTGAATCTGCATGAGGCGGCGCTGGGGGCAACGACGAACAACGCCTTCTTTGGCGCGACGCAGAACCCGCACCGGCCGGGGTTCACGCCGGGCGGCTCGTCGGGCGGCAGCGGGGCTGCCGTGGCGGCGGGGCTGTGCGCGGCGGCGCTGGGGACGGACACGCTGGGCAGCGTGCGGATTCCCGCGGCCTATTGTGGCGTTTATGGCCTGAAGCCGACGGCGGGGCTGGTGAATGATGCGGGGCTGCTGTTCCTGGCGGAGCGGCTGGATACGGTGGGGCCGTTGGCGCGCAGTGCCGAGGATGTGGCGGCCATGATCGAGGCGATGGCGGCCCTGGACGGCTCGCCGCCGGTGAATCGGGTGGCGATGCTGGACAGCACGGACGCGGTCGACATGCATCCGGCGGTGGCGGCGGGCTATGCCCTTGCCGCCGACCTGTTGCGCGGGCTGGGGTGCGAGGTGACGGTGCACCATGTTGCCATCGACGCGCATCGCGTGCGGCTGGCGGGGTTCATTGAGGCGGCGCGCGAGGCCGATGCCCGCTTCGGCGCGGCGATGGCGGCCGACCCGGAGGGTTTCTCGCCGGCGTTCAAATCCTATCTGGCGTTCGGGCGCAACATCGACGCGCGCGGGGTGGCCGATGGCCGCGCGGTGCTGGACGCGGCGGCGACCGAGGTACGGGGCGTGTTGCAGGCGGCGGACGCCATCCTGCTGCCGACGGCGCCGCAGCCGGCCTTCGCCCATGCCAGCGAGGCGCCGGTGTCTCAGGCAGATTTCACCGCGCTCGCCAATATCGCCGGGGTGCCGGCGTTCGCGATGCCGTCGGGCTGGACGAGTGATGGCCTGCCGGTGGGGGTGCAGCTGATGGGCCGCGCCGGGGGTGAGCGGGCGCTGCTGGCGCTGGGCGGGGCGCTGGACCGGACGCTGAACGCCTATCGGCCGCCGATTGATTTTGCCTGAGGGAGAATTGCGATGCGCATCGTCTGTCTGTTCAATCTGAAACCAGGGGCCTCCGCCGCCGATTATGAGGCCTGGGCGCGGGGGGTGGATATTCCCGGCGTCAACGCGCTGCCGTCGGTGGCGCGGTTCACGGTGCACCGCGCGACCGGCCTGTTCGGGTCGGAGGCGAAGCCGCCCTATGATTACATCGAGGTGATCGACATCCATGGCATGGACGCCTTCGTGGCGGACGTCAGCGATCCCGAATTCCAGAAGGTGGCGGCGGCGTTCGGGCAGTTCACCGACAACCCCGTCTTCATCCTGACCGAGGACCTGTGATGCGTTTCACGGGTAAAACGGTGGTCGTCACCGGCTCGGGCCGGGAGAAGGGGCTGGGGCAGGCGATTTTGCAGCGCTTTGCCGACGAGGACGCCAACTGCGTGGTGAGCGATGTGGCGGTGACGCCCGAGGTGGAGGGGGTGGCGGCGGAGCTGCGCGCGCGGGGCGCGCAGGTGGCGGTGATCGCCTGCGATGTATCGGATGCGGCGCAGTGCGAGGCGCTGGTGGCGGGCGCGGTGGCGGCGTTTGGCGGCGTGGATGTGATGGTGAACAATGCCGGCATCGGTTTCATGATGAAGCCGCTGCTGGAGGTGGTGCCGGCGGACTGGGACAAGGTGATCGCGGTCAACCTGTCGGGCGCATTCTATTGCACGCAGGCGGCGGCGCGGGCGATGATCGCGCGGGGGAACGGCGGCCGGATCATCAATATCGCGAGCCAGGCGGCGAAGACGGGGTTTCCGCATTTGCCGGCCTATGTCAGTTCGAAGCATGGCATGGTCGGGCTGACGCGGGCGAGCGCGGTCGAGCTGGGCAGGCATGGCATCACGGTGAACGCGGTGTGCCCGAACCATGTGACGACCGGGCTGGGGGCGGAGCAGAACGCCTATTTCTCGAAGCTGCTGGGGTTTGCCAGTGTCGGGGATTATCTGGCGAACATGGCGGCGAAGAACCCGATGGGGCGGCCGGGGCTGGCGAGCGATACCGCGGCGGCCTGCGCCTGGCTGGCGAGCAAGGATGCCTTTTACGTCACGGGAGAGGCGCTGAATGTGAGCGGTGGAGAGGAGATGCATTGAGGTGGTTGACGATATGTATCGATATTGATACATACCTTTGATGAAGCCGATCACATTTGTTGGCGATAGTCTTTCCCGGCTGAGGGATTTTCCTGACGATGCACGCGCTGATGCGGGATATCAGTTGAGCCTGGTGCAGCAGGGACAAGAATCTGCTGACTGGAAACCGATGAAGACCGTCGGCACGGGTGTTCGGGAGATCAGGGTTCGCGAGGCGTCGGGGGCGTTTCGGGTCATTTATCTGGCGACATTGCCGGATCGGGTTCTGGTTCTCCACGCGTTCCGAAAGACGACACAAGCCACGTCGCAAAAAGACATCATGTTGGCGGCGCAACGATTGCGGGAATGGAAGGCATGATGATGGAAACGCAGACATTTGCCGATGTGTTCGATGCGATTGCCGATACGCCGGCGGAAGCGGCGAACATGAAGGCTCGGGCGGAGTTGTTGTCGGCGCTGACCGCGCGCGTTCGCGAGTGGGAGCTTTCACAGGAGGCGGCGGCGGCGCGATTGAGGATCACGCGACCGCGGTTGAACGACCTGATGCGTGGCAAGCTGACGAAATTCTCGCTGGATGCGCTGGTGAATTTGGCGACGGCGGCGGGGCTGGTGTTGCAGATCAGGGTTGCCGATGCGGCGTGAGGGCTTTGTCCGCTGGGGACGATCGGACTTTTTGTCGGAAGGCGGTTCCTTCGACGGGCAGCAGTCAGAGGCGTGGCAGGGT carries:
- a CDS encoding type II toxin-antitoxin system RelE/ParE family toxin, whose product is MKPITFVGDSLSRLRDFPDDARADAGYQLSLVQQGQESADWKPMKTVGTGVREIRVREASGAFRVIYLATLPDRVLVLHAFRKTTQATSQKDIMLAAQRLREWKA
- a CDS encoding phenylacetate--CoA ligase family protein, with product MSHPTYFETADTAQLLRDYPIGEAFTARYTRMSRDELRARQNAQFLKLMARGWQLPFYARHWGAKGIEPGDIRGLDDIVKLPTYDKSDLMASIAAHPPFGDFAGLGGADRPPAILHTTSGTTGKPQTLLFGPKGREVGNLLVGRHARWLGVGADDVVHSVYGHGMINGGHYIREAYTRFTNAIFLSAGTGIETRSATQVQLMADFGVTTIVGFVDYIRKLAEVAREAGLVPGEQIPVKRIIGHLGTEDRAATEAAWGGAEAFDWYGVGDTGSIAGEGPDRDGLYVWEDAQYLELLELDGGGAVPRGQKGDMVVTCLYKDDIAPCIRFNTHDVSAFRTDGNATGMVFDRIEGFLGRSDNMVKLRGINIFPHAVAALIENRPELTGEYICSVRRDAAGRDEMTVTIEARDGAAPADLPNLLRRGLGIEVAVQLVGVGGTAAMTQIDVRQKPIRLIDERR
- a CDS encoding MmgE/PrpD family protein, producing the protein MTATEDVLAFAAAPHAIPAVVAGHAVRLLGDTLACGFAGSGAPGADGVYAAASRMGAGDDAPVLGRGLRLPAPGAAMVNGFQIHCLEWDAVHEPAVVHAMSVVTAALHAACHRVGGVSDDEALAALCVGVEVACLLGVAATSGLRFFRPATAGVMGAALAVARVEGLPAERFGDVLGLAYSQAAGTMQAHVEGSIALPLQVALAARAAVTAVDLVHYDLSGPRDVLEGPFGYFRLFDEGSLAGHADGLGRQWRIVELSVKPFPSGRASHATLGMLHALGAAKCAALTAIEARVPPLIARLVGRPWVEDMTTAYARLCLPFLVALMLTDGRIDPRRFTAANFNDPELRRLGAMLRVVVDDNPDPNALFPQDFTLRFADGQSEQVSVPVTLGAPDNPLGPARQAEKLAFALSLAATPPDAATRAALFDNPLSLLAGRP
- a CDS encoding helix-turn-helix domain-containing protein, which gives rise to MMMETQTFADVFDAIADTPAEAANMKARAELLSALTARVREWELSQEAAAARLRITRPRLNDLMRGKLTKFSLDALVNLATAAGLVLQIRVADAA
- a CDS encoding SDR family NAD(P)-dependent oxidoreductase; this encodes MRFTGKTVVVTGSGREKGLGQAILQRFADEDANCVVSDVAVTPEVEGVAAELRARGAQVAVIACDVSDAAQCEALVAGAVAAFGGVDVMVNNAGIGFMMKPLLEVVPADWDKVIAVNLSGAFYCTQAAARAMIARGNGGRIINIASQAAKTGFPHLPAYVSSKHGMVGLTRASAVELGRHGITVNAVCPNHVTTGLGAEQNAYFSKLLGFASVGDYLANMAAKNPMGRPGLASDTAAACAWLASKDAFYVTGEALNVSGGEEMH
- a CDS encoding amidase, with the translated sequence MAKIHELGVVRLREAFAAGRVSVVAATEHYLARIAALDGRIGAYTGLDAVGARAAAAESAARFEAGTARALEGVPIAVKGNIDVAGLATHGGIGARRQAIAGADAAVVARLRAAGAVVLGNLNLHEAALGATTNNAFFGATQNPHRPGFTPGGSSGGSGAAVAAGLCAAALGTDTLGSVRIPAAYCGVYGLKPTAGLVNDAGLLFLAERLDTVGPLARSAEDVAAMIEAMAALDGSPPVNRVAMLDSTDAVDMHPAVAAGYALAADLLRGLGCEVTVHHVAIDAHRVRLAGFIEAAREADARFGAAMAADPEGFSPAFKSYLAFGRNIDARGVADGRAVLDAAATEVRGVLQAADAILLPTAPQPAFAHASEAPVSQADFTALANIAGVPAFAMPSGWTSDGLPVGVQLMGRAGGERALLALGGALDRTLNAYRPPIDFA
- a CDS encoding EthD domain-containing protein, producing the protein MRIVCLFNLKPGASAADYEAWARGVDIPGVNALPSVARFTVHRATGLFGSEAKPPYDYIEVIDIHGMDAFVADVSDPEFQKVAAAFGQFTDNPVFILTEDL